The sequence CGCGGGCCTCCGCCACGAACAGCTTGTTCATCGCCGCTTCGCTCTCGTTGGCGCTGGCCATGGCCGACTTGAGTACGCGGTCCACCATGCCAGCCGCCCGTTTGTGGGTGAAGCGGAGGACTTCGACGGCCTGATCGCAGGGCAGGCCGCGGATCATGTCCGCGACCAAGCGCACCTTGCGTTCAGAGATCCGGGCATAACGATGTTTTGCTAACCAGGCCATGCGCCTCGGTCTCCTGCTACGGCGCTTTCGCGACCGACCGGGCAGTGTGGCCCCGGAAGGTCCGCGACGGCGCGAATTCGCCCAGCTTGTGCCCCACCATGTCCTCGGTCACGTACAACTTCATGAACGTCTTGCCGTTATGAATCTCGAAATTCATACCGACAAACTCGGGCACGATGGTGCACGCCCGGTTCCAGACGCGGATGGGCATGGTCGACCCGGAGTCGCGGGCTGCCACCGCCTTGCGGAACAGCACCTCGTCGACATACGGGCCTTTTTTCAAGCTGCGCGACATCGCCAATCCTCTCGCCGACTACCACTTCCTCTTGAGCTTCGCTTCCCCGAACGATTTCGTGATGCGCCGCCGCAGAATCCGGCGGTTGGAGCGCGCCCGCGGGCTGCGCGTGCGGCCGCCCTTGGCCAGCGTGCCCCACGGCGAGCACGGGTGCCGGCCGCCGTTGCTGCGGCCTTCGCCCCCGCCCATCGGATGGGCATGCGGGTTCATGGCCTTGCCGCGGACGTGCGGGCGGCGGCCCATGTGCCGCTTGCGCCCGGCCTTGCCGATGGTGATGTTCTGGTGATCCAGGTTGCCGAGCTGACCGATGGTCGCGCGGCACTCCACGCGCACCTGACGCATCTCGCCCGACGGCAGTTGGATGGTCGCCCAGGCGCCTTCGCGGGCCATAAGGCGGGCCTGGCCGCCGGCGGTCCGGACGAGCTTGCCGCCCTGACCGGCGGACATCTCGATGTTGTGCACTTCCAGGCCGATCGGGATCGAGGCGAGCGGCATGCAGTTGCCCACCTTCGGCTCGACCTTCTGGCCGCTCTCCACCGTGTCGCCGGCCTTCAACCCGATCGGGGCCAGCATGTAGCGCCGTTCGCCGCCCGCGTACTCCAGGAGGGCGATGTGGCAGGTGCGATTGGGGTCGTACTGGATTTCGAGCACTTTGGCGGGCGTGTTATCGAGGTTGCGCTTAAAGTCGATGAGCCGGTACTTGCGCTTGTGGCCGCCGCCGCGGTGCCAGGCCGTGATCTTGCCGGAATGGTTGCGGCCGCCGGTGCGTTTGAGCGGCACGGTCAGCGACTTCTCGGGCCGGTTCTCGTGCTTGAACGTGATCTCGGAGAAGTCGTTGACGCTCGAGTTGCGTCGTCCGGCGGAAGTCGGTTTGTATGTCTTGACACCCATCCGCGTATCCTCGTCCCTAAGCCCGGGGCTTAGAACAAATCAATGTGGCTGTCCTTGTCCACCGTGACGACGGCCTTCTTGGTGCGGCGCGTCTGCCCAAAACGAAAACGGAACCGCCGGACCTTGCCCGGGCGGTTCGACGTGCGGACGTCCACGACCGTGACGCCGTAGATCTTCTCGACGGCGTCCTTGATCTGGACCTTGTTGGCCAGGGGGTGCACCTCGAAGCTGTAGGTGCCGCCGTGGGCCCTGGCCGTCTGGCGCGCCTGGTGTGTGCTCTTTTCGGTCACCAGCGGGCGGATAATCGTGTGGTAGATGTCCATGGCAGCTTACTCGCCGGCGGCGGGGCCCGCGCTGACGATCTCCTTGAATTGCTCGAACGCGTCGCGCGTGAAGATCAGCTTGCGGCGCGACAGGATCTGGTACGCATTCAGCGCGGCGACATCGGTGATTTCTGTGCGCGGGATGTTGCGACCGCTCTTGTAGACCGGCAGATCCACGCCGCGGGTGGCCACGACGCAGCCGCGCTCGGCGTGGACGGCGGACAGCAGCTTCGCGAACGGCGCGGTCTTCGGGGTCGCGAACTTGAGGCCGTCGACGATCAGCGCGTCGGCGCTCTGGATCTTCGCGAGCACCGCGTGATTGCGGGCCAGGCGCCGCATCTTGACCGGCATGGCCTGGCGGAAATCGCGGGGGCGCTTGGCGAAGGCCATGCCGCCGCCCCGGCGCTGCGGCGTGCGGGCGTTGCCCATGCGCGCGCGGCCGGTGCCCTTCTGGCGGTAGAGCTTGCGGCTGGAGCCTTCGACATCGGCCCGCGACTTGGTCTGGACCGTGCCCTGACGCAGGTTGGCGTGGTACATGACGACGGCCTGCTTGAGCAGCGCCGGGCTTACTTCGCCGCCGAGGAGGACTTCGTCGAGGGCCTCTTCGCCGAGCTTCTGGCCGGACATGTTGTAGACTGGGACTTTAACCATCGCAGTGCTTCCGCTCGCGTTACGACCGGGTCTTCGACTTGCGCACGACCACGAACCCGCCGACCGGCCCCGGGACCGAGCCCGCGATCAGGAGCAGGTTGTGTTCCGCGTCGACGCCGACCAGCGCCTGGCACGGGGCCGTGCGACGCGCATTGCCCATGTGCCCGGCCATGCGTTTGCCTTTCTTGACCGCGCCGCTGGTGCCACGGTTCTGGCCGCGGCCGCCAATGCTGCCGGGCGAGCGGTGCTTGCGCTCGGTGCCGTGGGAGGCGGGCTGGCCGCCAAAGCCCCAGCGCTTCATGCCGCCCTGGAAACCGCGGCCCTTGGTGACGCCGATGACGTCGACGAACTTGACGCCGGCGTCCTCGAACAGGCCGACCGTGACGGTGTCGCCGACGGCCTTGTCCGTGGGTTCCTGGAGGCGAATCTCGCGCACAAAGGCCTTGGGGGCCGTCTGCGCTTTGCGGGCGTGACCGATCTCCGGCAGCGTGGAGCGATGCGGTTTCACGTCGGCGAAGCCGAGCTGGACGGCGTTGTAGCGGTCTTTGCCGTCCGCCCGCTTGACCTGGAGCACGACACAGGGCCCGGCCTGGACCAGCGTGACAGGGACGCGCTGGCCGGTCGGCTCGAAGACCTGCGTCATGCCGATTTTCTTTCCGAGTATCGCCGGGAGCATACCGCGGCACTCCTACATCGGGCGAGACCGTGCCCTCGGCCCCTCCGCCAGTATTTACCTCGTCGTCACGGGCGTCGGCAGGCGCCTAGGCCTTGATCTTGACAAAGACGCCGGCCGGAACGACCAGTCGATTGAGCGCTTCCACCGTGCGTGAAGTCGGTTCGAAGATGTCGATCACCCGCTTATGGGTGCGCATCTCGAATTGTTCGCGGGACTTCTTGTCGATGTGGGGTGAACGGAGGACCGTGAAGCGCTCGATTCGTGTCGGAAGTGGGATCGGGCCG comes from Phycisphaerae bacterium and encodes:
- the rpsS gene encoding 30S ribosomal protein S19; the encoded protein is MSRSLKKGPYVDEVLFRKAVAARDSGSTMPIRVWNRACTIVPEFVGMNFEIHNGKTFMKLYVTEDMVGHKLGEFAPSRTFRGHTARSVAKAP
- the rplC gene encoding 50S ribosomal protein L3 — its product is MLPAILGKKIGMTQVFEPTGQRVPVTLVQAGPCVVLQVKRADGKDRYNAVQLGFADVKPHRSTLPEIGHARKAQTAPKAFVREIRLQEPTDKAVGDTVTVGLFEDAGVKFVDVIGVTKGRGFQGGMKRWGFGGQPASHGTERKHRSPGSIGGRGQNRGTSGAVKKGKRMAGHMGNARRTAPCQALVGVDAEHNLLLIAGSVPGPVGGFVVVRKSKTRS
- the rplB gene encoding 50S ribosomal protein L2, producing the protein MGVKTYKPTSAGRRNSSVNDFSEITFKHENRPEKSLTVPLKRTGGRNHSGKITAWHRGGGHKRKYRLIDFKRNLDNTPAKVLEIQYDPNRTCHIALLEYAGGERRYMLAPIGLKAGDTVESGQKVEPKVGNCMPLASIPIGLEVHNIEMSAGQGGKLVRTAGGQARLMAREGAWATIQLPSGEMRQVRVECRATIGQLGNLDHQNITIGKAGRKRHMGRRPHVRGKAMNPHAHPMGGGEGRSNGGRHPCSPWGTLAKGGRTRSPRARSNRRILRRRITKSFGEAKLKRKW
- the rplV gene encoding 50S ribosomal protein L22, which translates into the protein MAWLAKHRYARISERKVRLVADMIRGLPCDQAVEVLRFTHKRAAGMVDRVLKSAMASANESEAAMNKLFVAEARVDAGPIIKRFRPKDRGRAHSIQKRTSHIIVAVDQKD
- the rplW gene encoding 50S ribosomal protein L23 — encoded protein: MDIYHTIIRPLVTEKSTHQARQTARAHGGTYSFEVHPLANKVQIKDAVEKIYGVTVVDVRTSNRPGKVRRFRFRFGQTRRTKKAVVTVDKDSHIDLF
- the rplD gene encoding 50S ribosomal protein L4, with the translated sequence MVKVPVYNMSGQKLGEEALDEVLLGGEVSPALLKQAVVMYHANLRQGTVQTKSRADVEGSSRKLYRQKGTGRARMGNARTPQRRGGGMAFAKRPRDFRQAMPVKMRRLARNHAVLAKIQSADALIVDGLKFATPKTAPFAKLLSAVHAERGCVVATRGVDLPVYKSGRNIPRTEITDVAALNAYQILSRRKLIFTRDAFEQFKEIVSAGPAAGE
- the rpsJ gene encoding 30S ribosomal protein S10, coding for MAGERIRIRMEAYDHRALDASAQEIVDQAKRTSATVRGPIPLPTRIERFTVLRSPHIDKKSREQFEMRTHKRVIDIFEPTSRTVEALNRLVVPAGVFVKIKA